GCGGGATAGAAAGGGTTGTgcacatttccttttcacttaatggctgttcatctagcagtaagtaggtaatgAGGAATTAGTCAGCTTATTGCAAGGTTGCATCCTGGATAGGGTCTGTAATTCGACCTGTGGGaatctcgatataagcctaacgtctaTGAATACACTATGGCTGCcagttttaaaagcactacaatcaccttctgtggttgactgctcaataaatccctgaactgtagtttgacaaatctctaaccctgtccatggaggacagaagaaaatgtatatatgctggttagcattgtaaatgtgtagccacgtctgtggtaaaaaataataataataataaaatgtcccccgacacaattaattattattaaatacaGTAATTAGGTTTCCACTCCACAGACGAAGGTATTTGCCATACTTCCTGCTCTCAAATTTCTGTATATCTTCAATGTATACACAGTAGTAATGGTTCTATAATTGTGCTCAACTTATTATAGCATAATTGCATTCTTGTGTATACAACTAGGCATAGATATAACCAAATTATTAATGATGTAATTATAATATTCCATATCGTATCAATATGATGAATTAGCAGCAACAAAAATTATATGCTGTCAAAGGAGTAAATGATTATATCCTTTTATTCCTTATTAGACAAGGTATCCCGCGGTGCCCGGGACagtctgtctctcccccccccccaccttccattcttcccctctccctctcaccctctctctcccgtctcctctctctctctctctctctctctctctctctctctctctctctctctctctctctctctctctctctctctctctctctctctctatccgtaCTAAAATTGTATCCTAGCATAAATAACTTTGCTTTTCCAAACTAATAGTTTGTTTCTAGTGGTGTTACGGGCACCCCGGCGCCCATCGTAGAGCGGCgtggtgaataataataataataataataataataataataataataataataataataataataataataattgcccgaaacgctttgcgtaatagtggctttaggcattgtatgtactagctctatctataaagccaacaaactttgtaaaatctctttatgtatgtacctttacctaaataaaattattattattattattattattattattattattattattattattattattattattattattattaataataatactttatTCGTAAGAATATGCATATAAAGAACATAAGACAGAGCTGACAGGAGTGAGAaggcgtctgctcctgtacctacttgtgtaaaaaaaaaatggaaagagGGTTGGTGGGAAGGAAACAATATACGGGAGACTGTAGATAAAGAATATAGGCACTTGAGAATCTTGAAAGTGTAGCAGATGTTTGTTGACGGTGCGGGTAGCTCTCATGGACCGTATCACCCCTCACAATAAACACCTgaccaccccctctctccccccataaGCCCTCACCAATTATTATGGTATGAGGGACGCCACCCAACCCCACCCATCCCTACCATGCCTTTCCCTAGCCAGCGGTTAGCGTGGCCCGAACCACATGGATACATCCCTGAACAGACAATTAGATCCCGGTTACCTCtcgttactgctaggtaaactatATAGGTGCAGGTGGGAGGAAACATGCCCAAACGTCTCGGAATTGAACCTGGAAACCGTTGGGTTGTGATCAAACTGCGCCGTAGGATGGAAATAGGCACCCAAGCGCCAGACACGAATTTATTATATATCGATGCAGAAAATATTTTCTCATAGAGACATTACAGTATTATTTGTGTATATCCAGTCTACCGGTCAAGGGACAGGTATTTGCTGCTTAAAATACTTAATAAACTTTGCCCAGTCAAGTTCGATATACTCTCAAGAGTCAGTATGTAGCGTACGGGCTGCAATAAACTTATTTTGTCATTCTGTCCAATTCTTAGgctccaatataaaaaaaattgaagtattttatgtaaatatatatatatatatatatatatatatatatatatatatatatatatatatatatatatatatatatatatatatatatatatatatatatatatatataatatgtatgtattattTGAAACGAGATTTTTGCGTTTCTCACATGATGACAATGTAAATGTAAAATGAGGAAATATGTGATATGAGTAGCAAGGTTTCTGGCCACAGCCAGCAATCGAGGGACCCGGATTCAATCCCGGTATCGGATAGAAACGGttgagcacgtttcctttcaccttgttacccctattcacctagcagtaaaataggtacccgagagtaAGGTAGCTGTTTGGTATTTTCTGGGGAAGGTGTGAAGGTGGACTAGGCCCTAAGGGGGTACTTCAATAAGCCTAAGCGTGTGTAGGCTTCTTGtccccgaggggggggggggtaccgttacctgtggcgggTACCTGGTCCCAAGTGACGAATCGTCCAGTCTTGAACATTGTATCTGTTCACTCTGTTATTACCTTGTTCTCCACACTTCATCCCCTCTGTGAACTGGAACTGGGTCATATTCTCCAAGTTCACACATGTTATTGAAGGTCCAGCCAGTAAACCCAGTAGACCTGCCGGTGTAAAGTACCTGGAGCTACGTAATTGCTTAATCCAATCTCGTGTTCCTGAGAATATTCTCATAATGCACCAAAGTTTACCGGTGCTGACTACAGATTGTGTGTCGCTGTTTGACAGACCATCTTGCGAGAAGGGGGTCTCTGTATCATCTAGCTTGGTCTTGACACAAACTAACTATTCATATAGTCTAAGGTAGCTGCATAAATGTTATTTAGCCATGTTAATGAAACATAAACAAAATGGCTCAGTTTTTCACCCACCAAGATGGAAAATCTTCGATTCGGACTTTTCATATTCTACAGGCAACCAAGTTCAGTGGGACTTCAAGCTGCTATCTTAAAAATCGATAAAACAACTAGGTAAAATAAAACTCGCGTTCAGCTACCATATATGAATGAAAAGACATATCTTTACACACAAACTTTGAATATCATATAAAGTACCTGAGAAATTAAATAAGATATCTGAATTTCTTACAAATGTACCTTGCTACTGTGTCCTTGGTAAGTATTGACAAGGAGGCTGTCACACATGTATAGTGAATATCATATCAACACCCTCGCCATGACATTGTGGGGGGGAGAAACAATGTCATTAGGCTTGAACTCATTTCAAGTTTCATTTTGGACATTATGAGATTTCAGATAATTATTCCCGTAGACTTTGCAGCTCCTGTCAACAAAAACGCTGTTGATGTGTTATTTGGTTCATGGAGAGAAGTTTTCATCCTCTGACAACACCCCATCAACCAGCATGATGACAGCTATGAACGAGCAGGGAAGAAGCCTACACAGTCTGCTGCGTGATAAACCTGTAGCGGAACTGACAACCCTCCAGCCTTTTTCAACGAAAAGTATAGTCAATTTAAAGCATTCGTGAAATCCAGTGACGACATACTAAACGCGTTATACGTGTTTGTGTCGTCCCAAAGTATAATTGTCGCAAGCGATCTCACAAAGCCGCCATTGGGAAAAAACAGAATGTGTATTAACGCATCAGGGAAAGAAGCCTGACCACTGAATCCTTCAACAGGTACCAAACTGCCTCAGATTGCTCGAGCATTGTACATGGAACTGGAAGATCTGTCAACCAGAGGTCCTCCACAGGGACCTGCCACAGAGTTGGGTTGGCAGGTGGTTGGAAGCCTCGTGACATACAACATCATACCATCAGCTCCAGTCTTGCCGCTCAAGAAGTGTGTGGAGTCGAGAGTATACACAACAAAGGCTCCCTCGTGGGTGGCAGTTCACCTTCCTTGGACTATCTGTATAGAGGTGAACACAACTTTCACACAAACACAACCACTTGTCCTACAtttaaatacaatatatatatatatatatatatatatatatatatatatatatatatatatatatatatatatatatatatatatatatatatatatatatatatatatatatataaatatatatatatatatatatatatatatatatatatatatatatatatatatatacacgagagAAAGAGAGCATGTATATAAAATAAGGTTACTCAGTGTTAAAAAAGATAATTTTCCTGTGTGgagactttacacacacacacacacacataggggcctcgcggctgagtagtCATtggtctggggtcgtagtccttagGGCCCGGGTTcagtccccggcggaggcggaaacaaatgggcagagtttttcaccctgttgcccctgttctcctagcagtaaaatagatacctgggagttagacaaatgcttcgggctgcttcctggggatgtgtgtatatgagcatgtgaaaaaaatatgtagtagacataataggggGAAAAAtgcaattggttagaaaggcggagtccaagagctaatagctggattctgcagatacaaatagtaaatacaaatagtaaatacacatctTAAGAAGATAACCCAGAGAGGAAACATGGCAACGTCGTGAATGGTTATTTACAAtggagaagggaaggaaggaagaaaactATGAGGATAAAGtaccaagccactacgactatatagcactggtaaaggatcaggatataaggatttgggatgggacggggggaaaggaatggtggccaaccgttccgcgagcgctaagtcatgggttcgtatcctggccggggaggatttactgggcgcaattccttaactgtagcctctgtttaacacaacagtaaaatgtgcacttggatgaaaaaacgattcttcgcggcaggggatcgtattccagggaccataggattagggacttgcccgaaacgctacgcgtactagtggctgtacaagaatgtaacaactcttgtatatatctcaaaaaaaaaaccacttatggacggtcgggggttGAACGCCTGACCTgtttgaagcgagaccgtcgctctaccgtccagcccaagagatTGTCCAAATAGAGAAGGGAGATCCTGATTAGATTCTTGTGCATATGTGTGTCGGGCGTGTGAGTAACGACCAGGAATTCTCCCTCTCCCGGAAATACAGGTGCTGATTCACACCTGGGTGGAGCCAGGTGTGGGAGCTGGTTGCGTGGGGGATATGTCGCCCATGGTGGCTGTCATGTGCTCACGAGTCGAACCAGGGGCCTTGAATTTCGAGGCCGGAAACATATCCTCTTACCCACGATAAAGAGCAGTTGCAAGCCGTTGGTTTTTATGTGTTCGTCACATTAACCATTTGTGTCTCTCTCTCAAACAAAAATTCATGTTCCCGACCCTTAAGTCACACTAGTTCACATCCCGCAAAGTCATATATAAACGTTtcaaatctccctcactagttgccaTAAGCGACGCTGAACCGCGGGGATACTATCAGTTAGGCAGGACGTCCATGATAAGGGTATCAGAGCCTGCTATGCTCTTTATAGGTATAGTAttgcaatgatattttgtttagtgaTTTGTGAGGTTCGATTCCGTCTTGATCAATCAAGATTTGTATAAAAAACTGTGATATTTACATAAACTTGTACTGAAACGCACGTTGTACTCAGCGGCCTTCAAGATAAATCAATATTCTCCACATTACTCATGCAAACTTTGTAATCTAATCtataatacatttttttaataaatatgttGTATTCTTATTTGTCCATTTTTGTAAATTTGCATTTGTGATTGTACGTTCACGTCTGTAAAATATTACTATACCGTGATAAttgtaaaaaaattaaattaaagaaATCATGATATAGGGTATGGATAGTTCTAGTTATATATAAGTTTATAATGTTAAAGATGGTAAACTTCTTTATTTTACATTCTATAACCAGTTGCAAATATTAGATTTAATGAGTGAGAAGTGTTATAATAgtatgtttattattattcttaaagCTGAATACAACAAAAAAAGACTTTAGAGTACTCATATATACACAATTACACACATACGCAACTATACAAACTTACACTCTACGTTACATACACTACGCGTACACACATTGACAAAGATATGCGTGcacattttcacacacacacaccggtatcgcacacgtgaacacacacacacacacacacacacacacacacacacacacacacacacacacacacacacacacacacacacacacacacacacgggagaagcCACCATGAAGGTCGGGTGTGACTGTGAGTGGGACCGGTAGAAGCAGTCAGGTATGAGGCCAGGTATGAGGTGTAGAGTAAGCAAGGAGAGGCAACCTACCCTAACATCTAGGGCcccgcctccttccctccccccctcaccaccacctcctcccgagACTACTTCAAGTCTTCCGTAGCCGAACACAACATTGGAAGGATTAATTAAGTTGTTGTATGTCACTAGCGTCCTCCGTGCTGATGCGAACCAGCCGGGCTAGTATTCGGGCGGGGACGGTGACTAAACAACTTGGAATGTCAATTCaaacgtgtttgtgtgtgtgtgtgtgtggtgtgtgtgtgtgtgtgtgtgtgtgtgtgtgtgtgtgtgtgtgtgtgtgtgtgtgtgtgtgtgtgtgtgtgtgtgtgttgtgtgttgtgtgtgtgtgttgtgtgtgtgtgtgtgtgtgtgtgtgtgtgtgtgtgtgtgtgtgtgtgtgtgtgtgtgtgtgtgtgtgtgtgtgtgtgtgtgtgtgtgtgtgtgtttgtgtgtgtgtgctcctcgCGCCAGTGTGAGTGAACTCACCTACTTGTATGAGTGACTGTGCGTGcgcgtgtatgcgtgtgtgtgtacttagctaattgtgcttgcgggggttgaactctggctctttggtcccgcctctcaactgtcaatcaactggttgtgtgtgtgtgtgtgtgtgtgcgctcctCGCGCCAACGTGGGTGAACTCACCTACTTGTCAGAGTGAGTgactgtgcgtgcgcgtgtgtgtgtatgtatgtgtgtgcatgaCTTAACCGCCATAGAACCTCGACATTACCGGAGATTCTTGAACCGCGCGAATCACCCGTTTTCTGCcttggcccccctcccccccccaccgggACACAGCCAAAACCCCCCCTCTTGCTGGTGTACGTGGCGTATCTCCTAACCCCGAGCTAACTGAGGGGCCCAGCGAGGTATATATGGGTATAGCGTGAAGGGATATATAATTCCTTGTGCCTGGCAAGGTTACGCACCCGCCCTAGACACGTTGAATGACTCACTGTAGACGCGGCTGCCAGGCGTACGACCGCCGCTTCCTCTCcctacgccattttttttttttgcgttttttgGGAAGAAGATACGTAAATAACGTAGTTTAGAGACGATGGGGTTTGCTTTGATTGATATGATGGgtgcggctgtgtgtgtgtgaggagagtgAATAGGTCTATATGGGTTAGTATTCCCGCTGCTGTCAATGGACAGGTTGGCAGGTCAGGCTTGCCAAGGCCTCGACTCTCTAATTAACACATTTATTTTTCAAGCGCTGGCTTGAAATAAATTTTAATGAATGAAAAGGGATATATTTTTATATAGGTTAATAATATGCGGGCGTGCATTCGAAATGACGGCTCGTGTTAAGAGAAAAAGTAGTTGTGAAATGAGGCGGGGAAGGTTGTCAAGCGTGTTAGtattgactgttgtcatggtaacCGCGTGCTTTACCGCGACCGTCCTCCGCCTAGAAAACGAGTCCCAACCTTTACTCCCATTTTCGAAACTTTTTTCACCTTTAGCCAAACATAACAATCCTTCCCAACCAGAAACATATTGCATTAATAATTAACCACGTTGCGCCGTAACGCAAAACAGCACTAAACAAAAGAAAGGAAGTTCAAGACAGCAATTCCTTCTTTGATCGATTCTGTCGGTCAAGTGCGAATTGCACAGGCAGAAATATTTGCCCTAGTTTAAGGTATTATTGACAAGACGCGCCGTCAAATAAAATGGTGCCAAGGATCATGCCACTGCCAAAGAGACATTCCAGTATACCCTTAAATGAGAGTCATTAAAGAGGGAGTGTTGTGAAACATGCGCAGTGTGGACCATAGACAGGCGCAGGTGCCTCGCCCGATGCTCTTTTGTCTCACAACGCCCCGACGCTCACAAACCTATGCtatcattaagattaataataattatagtaataattataatcatctttattattattattattattattattattattattattattgtcattgtaattattattattatttgagtaCTATTTCGTTATTAAGGTAGACGCGATGTTATTGTTTTGACGTATTTTCTTGATCTGTTTCGTGTACTATTTGGCTTTTGGACAATACTTTGAGGCTGTCTCTTCACGATCACTATGAAGCTTAGACACTTAAGCTTAAGACAGGGCGAAGCTTAAACACTTAAGCTTGCTTACAAGGCGAAGCTTAAACACTAAAGCTTGCTTACATGACGAAGCGTAAACACTTAAGCTTGCTTACATGACGAAGCGTAAACACTTAAGCTTGCTTACATGACGAAGCGTAAACACTTAAGCTTGGTTACAAGATGAAGCTTAGACACTTAAGCTTGCTTACAAGAGGAAGCTTAGACACTTAAGCTTGGTTACAAGACGAAGCTTAGACACTTAAGCTTGGTGACAAGGCGAAGCTTAGACACTTAAGCTTGGTGACAAGATGAAGCTTAGACTCTTAAGCTTGCTTACAAGACGAAGCTTAAACACTAAAGCTTGCTTTCATGACGTAGCTTAAACACTTAAGCTTGGTTCCACAGTGAACCAGCTTAGTATTGAGGGTGGGCTTCGTAGTGCCTTAATTGATTGGGGAAGAGGTCGGAGGCCCGCCACGCCCCGCTCTCCAACCAATTACAACTCCCCAAACAttttgttattatgttcttgCATTCCTTAGTGTCAGTGTGTCAGACAGCGTGCTGGCGGGTGTGTCAGACAGCGTGCTGGAGGGTGTGTCAGGCAGCATGCTGGAGGGTGTGTCAGGCAGCATGCTGGAGGGTGTGTCAGGCAGCATGCTGGAGGGTGTGTCAGACGGCGTGCTGGAAGGTGTGTCAGACGGCGTGCTGGAGGGTGTCACACGGCGTGCTGGAGGGTGTGTCAGGCAGCATGCTGGAGGGTGTGTCAGGCAGCATGCTGGAGGGTGTGTCAGGCAGCATGCTGGAGGGTGTGTCAGACGGCGTGCTGGAGGGTGTGTCAGACGGCGTGCTGGAGGGTGTGTCAGGCAGCATGCTGGAGGGTGTGTCAGACGGCGTGCTGGAGGGTGTGTCAGACGGCGTGCTGGAGGGTGTCAGACGGCGTGCTGGAGGGTGTGTCAGACGGCGTGCTGGAGGGTGTGTCAGACGGCGTGCTGGAGGGTGTGTCAGACGGCGTGCTGGAGGGTGTGTCAGACGGCGTGCTGGAGGGTGTGTCAGACGGCGTGCTGGAGGGTGTGTCAGACGGCGTGCTGGAGGGTGTGTCAGACGGCGTGCTGGAGGGTGTGTCAGACGGcgtgctggagggtgtgtgtcagACAGCGTGCTGGAGGGTGTGTCAGACAGcgtgctggagggtgtgtgtcagACAGCGTGCTGGAGGGTGTCAGACAGCGTGCTGGAGGGTGTGTCAGACAGCGTGCTGGAGGGTGTGTCAGACGGCGTGCTGGAGGGTGTGTCAGACGGCGTGCTGGAGGGTGTGTCAGACGGCGTGCAGGAGGGTGTCAGACGGCGTGCTGGAGGGTGTGTCAGACGGCGTGCTGGAGGGTGTGTCAGACGGCGTGCTGGAGGGTGTCAGACGGCGTGCTGGAGGGTGTGTCAGACGGCGTGCTGGAGGGTGTGTCAGACGGCGTGCTGGAGGGTGTGTCAGACGGCGTGCTGGAGGGTGTCAGACGGCGTGCTGGAGGGTGTGTCAGACGGCGTGCTGGAGGGTGTGTCAGACGGCGTGCTGGAGGGTGTCAGACGGCGTGCTGGAGGGTGTGCCAGACGGCGTGCTGGAGGGTGTGTCAGACAGCGTGCTGGAGGGTGTGTCAGACGGCGTGCTGGAGGGTGTGTCAGACGGCGTGCTGGAGGGTGTGTCAGACGGCGTGCTGGAGGGTGTGTCAGACGGCGTGCTGGAGGGTGTGTCAGACGGCGTGCTGGAGGGTGTGTCAGACAGCGTGCTGGAGGGTGTGTCAGACGGCGTGCTGGAGGGTGTGTCAGACAGCGTGCTGGAGGGTGTGTCAGACGGCGTGCTGGAGGGTGTGTCAGACAGCGTGCTGGAGGGTGTGTCAGACAGCGTGCTGGAGGGTGTGTCAGACAGCGTGCTGGAGGGTGTGTCAGACGGCGTGCTGGAGGGTGTCAGACGGCGTGCTGGAGGGTGTGTCAGACGGCATGCTGGAGGGTGTGTCAGGACAGCAGTGCTGGAGGGTGTGTCAGACGGCGTGCTGGAGGGTGTGTCAGACAGCAGTGCTGGAGGGTGTGTCAGGCAGGCAGTGCTGGAGGGTGTGTCAGGCAGCAGTGTGCTGGAGGGTGTGTCAGGACAGCAGTGCTGGAGGGTGTGTCAGACGGCGTGCTGGAAGGGTGTGTCAGACGGCGTGCTGGAGGGTGTGTCAGGACAGCAGTGCTGGAGGGTGTGTCAGACGGCAGTGCTGGAGGGTGTGTCAGACAGCATGCTGGAGGGTGTGTCAGACGGCGTGCTGGAGGGTGTGTCAGACAGGCGTGCTGGAGGGTGTGTCAGGCAGCATGCTGGAGGGTGTGTCAGACAGGCGTGCTGGAGGGTGTGTCAGACGGCGTGCTGGAGGGTGTGTCAGACGGCGTGCTGGAGGGTGTGTCACACGGCGTGCTGGAGGGTGTGTCAGACGGCGTGCTGGAGGGTGTGTCAGACAGGCTGCTAGGGTAATATGCGTCACTCGGTATGGCTAATTATATACGCAATCTTGaatcttaaatatatataatttatataactcTTTAGACATTCATCTTTgatgattttataaatatatacatacatacccgccaaacacacaccgaaactacgacgttggtacaacgttcgaacaagttttaacacttcctaaccagttataacaaccaatatagcaagttgtaacaacgttctaatacgtcataaacacattaagccaagatgtaacaactttattacaagttgtaacaagcggaaaatagagacagtttcggtttgtgtttccagggtatgcaACTGATGATCATAAATATACTTTAAAGCAGGTTTTTCTGTATCACACATGGTATTAAACACACAGGAATATTGAAATTGctagtttaatttttttttaaattttgccccgaggggcgagtttattgggtagCACGTTTTCTTATAGATATTTTCCATTTTACGTAAATACCTTCTACCATCTAGATTCTAGAATGTAAAGAATCATGAAATCATTTAGGCTTTCCATCTGTGAAATATGAtcatgtttgaggagctgttcacttgagacagttaagcaagtcccagctgtgtctgggtacaagtgacaggatgaacaacccagcgggttttcttcctattggggattgttgtacatgctgctatggcggtgtgtccactcacaagatgagtggcgctgcccaataaactcgcccctcggggcaaaattaaaaaattaaaattaaatttccaTCTGATTTCGAGGTTTCGTCAACCACGTCATATCCTGAGGAATATATACATGGTACAGGACACATGTATACGAAGattacatacaaaaacatatacatatGAACGTGGGTTTATCTCATACATCTTCATACTCATTCTTGCCAATGATTAGTGCATAATAGTTGAGAGGAATGACGTATTGGGACAGTtgattggtgtctgttgtcagtTGATATTCGTTTTAATACATTTCCGATCACACAGACTCCAGACGAGATTCACGAAGcatgttacgcaagcacttacgaacttgtacatattttctcaatctttggtggctttgtttacagtatttaaacagttaatgagctccgaagcaccaggaggctgtttatatcaaCAACAACCgttaattggcaagttttcatgcttgtaaactcattaataaatataatcaaagccgtcaaagattgaggaaagatgtacacgttcgtaagtacttgcgtaactgcttcgtgaatctggcgccatTGCACTTGTATTCTCATACAACACTTCACTTAATACACTTCATTGTGTCAGAGGAGGTGTAAATGTTGTTTTCCAGATTGAGGGAAGCTGTACGAAGCTGTACGAACAAGTGAAGGATTTATATGAATTTCTTATCCGGCAGTATATCTGATGCTTCTACATCATCACctttttaattttatatttttctCGGGCAACAATAACTGGCAAACGTCGTCCCAATGATAAAATTGTTTTAATTAATG
The DNA window shown above is from Procambarus clarkii isolate CNS0578487 chromosome 65, FALCON_Pclarkii_2.0, whole genome shotgun sequence and carries:
- the LOC138355021 gene encoding fap1 adhesin-like, translating into MLEGVSGSMLEGVSGSMLEGVSDGVLEGVSDGVLEGVSGSMLEGVSDGVLEGVSDGVLEGVRRRAGGRVSDGVLEGVSDGVLEGVSDGVLEGVRRRAGGCVRRRAGGCVRRRAGGCVRRRAGGCQTACWRVCQTACWRVCQTACWRVSDGVLEGVPDGVLEGVSDSVLEGVSDGVLEGVSDGVLEGVSDGVLEGVSDGVLEGVSDGVLEGVSDSVLEGVSDGVLEGVSDSVLEGVSDGVLEGVSDSVLEGVSDSVLEGVSDSVLEGVSDGVLEGVRRRAGGCVRRHAGGCVRTAVLEGVSDGVLEGVSDSSAGGCVRQAVLEGVSGSSVLEGVSGQQCWRVCQTACWKGVSDGVLEGVSGQQCWRVCQTAVLEGVSDSMLEGVSDGVLEGVSDRRAGGISDASTSSPF